Within the Mugil cephalus isolate CIBA_MC_2020 chromosome 1, CIBA_Mcephalus_1.1, whole genome shotgun sequence genome, the region AGTTACATATTCCATGGCCTGGAGGTAACCTCTCAGCTAAGATGGATTTTAAACACTGCTCTATTTCATCATGTTGCTCAGGAAAGCAAGCCTACGCTGTCATCCTCTCACCCACATCTACAAGGGACTGATAGAGAGCATCCTCACAACAGGCATCACTTTCTGGTATggtaacacaacacagaatGAGTAAGGCTCTGCAAAGAGTCATAAAGACAGCAGAAAGGGTCATTGGAACTGAACTTCCCTCCATGAACATAATCTACACACAGCGCTTAACAGACACACTACTGGAGTTTGAAGTGTTGCCTCACCAGCTGAAAATGAGTCATGTCTGCTGAACAACAAATAACTTATGTATggacaaatgaatgaatcacttagaaaatacttaaatatgAGAAAATCTCTTGAACAAATGAGATTTCTGTATAACTCACGCTCACAAAACCACATGACTATTACTAACAAGTGTCTTTGCAATGGCATGCAGAACACACACCCCTCAGGAAAGATTGATGCAATAATTACATCCAAACATTCATATCAGTCTAACAAGTGAAACACCCATAAAATGTATGAGGACACCtgtgacttgtgtgtgtgtaaggtgGGTGGTGAATCCGTTCAAGCTATAGTGATTGTAAACTTCTTAATATAAGCAGTAATTTGTAAAGAAACTGGATTGACTGGATTAAGTGTTTTCAGCCGTAGAAATGCATGACGTCGACTTGTAGCATTTCACCATGTCAACAATAACCACTGCTTTCACTCAAGCCTGAAAACTACTGATAACTCCTCCCATCTCTCCAACACGAAGTCCAACTCTCAGTTTATTTCCTGGTTCCTCCCTTTACATAAATCTTCCAGCTGAGGGATTGGTGGAATCACGATGTTGTCAAACCTGACTAGCCCAACCACAGCAGagtggaaatgcaaaaaaaaaaaggaaatgggtTGGGCCACCAGTGTGACGCTTTCATTTACTGCTGGGAAAGTGAAACTCTTCAGACATTCACTGTTGCTGAGAGGTGAAATGGAGCAGCAGACTGAGAATCATTTGGAGAAAatctcttgttccatctgtctgaatctactgaaggatcctgtgactacttcctgtggacacagctactgcatgaactgtattaaaagacaCTGGGATGGAGAAGACCAGAAGGGAatctacagctgccctcagtgcaggaagactttcataccgaggcctgtcctggagaaaaacaccatgttagcagagttagtggagcagctgaagaagactggactccaagctgctccagctgatcactgctatgctggacctgaagatgtggcctgtgatgtctgcactgagaggaagctgaaagccttcaagtcctgtctggtctgtctggtttcttactgtgagaaacacctccaacctcACTATGATGCAGCTCCAttcaagaaacacaagctggtggagccctccaagaagctccaggagaacatctgctctcatcatgatgaggtgatgaagattttctgtcgtactgatcagcagattatctgttatctctgcacaatggatgaacataaaggccatgAAACAttcccagctgcagcagaaaggactgagaagcagaaggaggtggaggtgatgctagaaaacatcctgcagggaatccaggagagaaagaaagatgtggagctgcttagacaggagctgaaggccatcaaatgctctgctgataaaacagtggaggacagtAAGGAGATCTTCACTGAaatgatccgtctcctccagaaaagaagctctgatgtggagcagctggtcagatcccagcaggaaactgaagagagtcgagtcaaagatgttgaggagaagctggagcagcagatcactgagctggagaggaaaggctccgagctgaagcagctcttaaacacagaggatcacaaccagtttctacacaactacccctcactgccaccacccagtgagtctacacactcatccagcatcaagatTCGTCCTCTGAGGTACTTTAAGgatgtgaaagcagctgtgacagagaccagagagaaactacaggacattctgagagagacatggacaaacatctcagtgacagtgactgaagtggatgttttactgtcacaaccagagccaaagaccagagatgaattctggaaatattcatgtgaaatcacactggatctaaacacagcaaacacatatctgttattatctgagggaaacagaaaagtaactGTAACGGAAGAAGAACAGTCATAttctgatcatccagacagattcactgattattggcaggtcctgagtagagagagtctgactggacgttgttactgggaggtggagtggagaggaggagtagttggtgtagcagtcgcatacaagaatatcagaAGAGCAGGGGAGTcagatgaatgtttatttgGATTTAATGACAAATCCTGGGCGTTACGTAGTTACACAAACAGTTACGAATTTTACTACAACAAAGTCTCAACTTCTGTCTCAAGTCCTGtttcctccagagtaggagtgtacctggatcacagagcaggtcttctgtctttctacagcgtctctgaaaccatgactctcctccacagagtccagaccacattcactcagcctctctatgCTGGACTTTGGTTCTTTGGTTATGAAGACACTGCTGAGTTCATTAAAATCAAATAGACAGAGTAGGTTCATGTTTAGCCCTGATGTAGGGCCATGATACAGAGTATAGGACCAATCAAGCAACATTTTCACTGACTTTGAAATTTGAACCAATTTTATCCCTTTCATTTGAAATGGAAACTCACTGTTTCGGTTTCTTTTCATGGTCAttattgttttacttgtttaccaaaacatgttcaaTCATTGTATGAATTGTCTTTGTAATGGCATGATATGAGGGTCAGGACCTCTTAGTCCGATGCCACAGTGCCCTGCCGTAAAATGATGGAATGCCTCGAGTTGGGTGTGAGTTCAAGTACCTCGGGATGTTGTTCATGAGTGATGGCTGAATGGAGCAAGATGTTGGGCTGTCATGATGAAGAGGGAGCTGAGCAAAGCTTTGGATTTACTGATCGATCTACAATCAAATCCTCACCTGTGATCATGAACTTGGAAAGGATGGCACTGTGGACACAAGTGACTGAAATGAGGTTCCCTTGTTGGGTTTCTGGGTTAACCCTTAGAaacgaggaggatgaggagctggGACATCTGGAGTGGAGCTGTTGGTCTTTCCCCTTAAAAGGGTCCAGTTGACATGGACACTATGCACGTGGTCAGGATGCTTCCTGGGTGCCATTTTTGGGGTTTGGAAGACATCTAGAATTGCCTGCTTAGCCTGTTGCAACCACGATCTGGTCTTGGATAAGCCAAATAAATTGAACAGATAAATGAATCATTAATTCCTTAGACAGATAAAACTCACGGTGTCAGAACGGCAGGAGGAAAAATGACTGTAAGGCTCAAGTTTTTAAGCACAAAATCTGTGTAATGTAGTGGGTCATTATCAAGGATGGGAATTcatgatttaaaatgacaatggCTCATTACTGACAATTTGATAAATTTGTCTTGACTCGTTTCTTTGGGGAGTTGCATGTATGaactttaatactttaatattttatagaatatGTCTGTTAAAAAACTCTTGATACAGTTGTAGTCAAGGGGTTATTGTTATtccaagaaaattaaatgtaaatatctccCATAGTTTATCACAAATGAATCAGactaatcagattaatcacactATTctatctttttcatttgttggtgGAGTTTGATGTGTTTCCTCACCAGCTGAAAAATGCTTCATGTCCGGTGAAGTGCAATAAAACTGTatgtaaaaaaatcaataaaagaaatgtttagaaatggtttaaatgtctcAAAGTTTTATTTGGATTAGAAAGATGAAATGGTTTGTTAAACAAGAAAATATCTTTTACAAAGTGCCTTTGGTAATAGTGAAAGTTATCTGTTAGAGTATTACTTGAGTAAACGCCTTAAAGTGGCTGGTATTAACTGCACTTTAGTATCAAAATTTCAGTGAATTATAATGTACTTAAGTATCAAAAGTACAAGGAAAAAGTATATGTAAAATTGCTGTTAGAGAGCAGTCAATTTTGACCttttaaagaatttttttttttctgcatttaaacatGAGGACAGAATATTGccataaaacaaagtaaataaagtgcttCCAGGCAGCTTTCTTACCTCCTCTGAGCCTTATTTGAATACAACTGGCAAAGATTTAACTCAATCTGCAGTTGAATCTGCAACTGGGTGACTgcaacaaaatcaaaacaactgTATTATATCAATATTGAACAAATTATAATAATAGCAACACCCaaagtttaaacaaaaacaaaaaacaaaaaacaaaaaaaacttagtGACTCCATGGGATCTGCTGAAAAGCCCAAGTAACCACCCAGCTCTTTTGAGTTGTCTTGTGGTTGAGGTGAGTTCAGGACTTCAGAGAAGAACTCATCTTCATCAGAGGAGCCAGACCTGGTTGCTTCAATCAGTTCACATATTTTTCATTGTCCAAATGTTCAGCTCCTTGTATCTTTTAAGCTGGTCCACATGCTTTCTCTGAAACAGTGAACAATATTCAACCTGGCTGTGTAGTCATTACACTATACAATATAATCTAAAAGCTACTCACACTACCGGTCAAAGACCATTATGCAACATATTTCCTTATCGCAATCTGGTTATAATTAGTACTAATTTAAGCAAACAATCTGTCCCCTTCCACTACACTAGCCTGTCTCGTTAGACCCACTTTATCCACTCTGCACCACGTTTAATTTATGATATTAGCTAAGTTAGTGAACGTTAGCCAAACATAGCATTGTGCCACTTTACCTTTTTGTCTCCCCCCTTTTCCATCCATAGATAGCTAGCTACCATTAGCTACACAGTCCTGTGCTTGGAACTGCTCGTGGATCATGCTAATGATGATAACTTTAGTAGATGATGTTACCCGACTGTTGTGGCTTGATTGTGTTTCTTGAGATTTGCTGGTGATGGAGTAACGTCGTCAGCAGTCAAGTCATCAGTCTTCATCGTTGACCTTAATTCAAGTAGAAGGTGAAATGTAACATCAACGCAGCTTCCTGTTTGCGCTCGCGCCTAACATGATTAATCAA harbors:
- the LOC125006526 gene encoding LOW QUALITY PROTEIN: E3 ubiquitin/ISG15 ligase TRIM25-like (The sequence of the model RefSeq protein was modified relative to this genomic sequence to represent the inferred CDS: substituted 1 base at 1 genomic stop codon), whose amino-acid sequence is MEQQTENHLEKISCSICLNLLKDPVTTSCGHSYCMNCIKRHWDGEDQKGIYSCPQCRKTFIPRPVLEKNTMLAELVEQLKKTGLQAAPADHCYAGPEDVACDVCTERKLKAFKSCLVCLVSYCEKHLQPHYDAAPFKKHKLVEPSKKLQENICSHHDEVMKIFCRTDQQIICYLCTMDEHKGHETFPAAAERTEKQKEVEVMLENILQGIQERKKDVELLRQELKAIKCSADKTVEDSKEIFTEMIRLLQKRSSDVEQLVRSQQETEESRVKDVEEKLEQQITELERKGSELKQLLNTEDHNQFLHNYPSLPPPSESTHSSSIKIRPLRYFKDVKAAVTETREKLQDILRETWTNISVTVTEVDVLLSQPEPKTRDEFWKYSCEITLDLNTANTYLLLSEGNRKVTVTEEEQSYSDHPDRFTDYWQVLSRESLTGRCYWEVEWRGGVVGVAVAYKNIRRAGESDECLFGFNDKSWALRSYTNSYEFYYNKVSTSVSSPVSSRVGVYLDHRAGLLSFYSVSETMTLLHRVQTTFTQPLYAGLWFFGYEDTAEFIKIKXTEMDSVKISCSICLNPLKDPVTIPCGHSYCMNCIKRHWDGKDQKRIYSCPQCRKTFIPRPVLEKNTMLAELVEELKKTGLQAAPADHCYAGPEDVACDVCTGRKLKAFKSCLVCLASYCEKHLQPHYDATPLKKHKLVEPSKKLQENICSHHDEVMKIFCRTDQQSICYLCLMNEHKDHETVPAAVERAEKQKEVKVMLQNILQGIQERKKDVELLRQELKAIKDSADKTVEDSKEIFTEMIRLLQKRSSDVEQLVRSQQETEESRVKDVEEKLEQQITELKRKGSELKQLLKTEDHNQFLHNYPSLPPPSESTHSSSIKIRPLRYFKDVKAAVTETREKLQDILRETWTNISVTVTEVDVLLSQPEPKTRDGFLKYSCEITLDPNTANACLLLSEGNRKVKLLEEEQSYSDHPDRFTAYWQVLSRESLTGRCYWEVESRGRGVEVAVAYKNISRAERSYECWFGFNDKSWALYCEKNSYRFYHNKVSTSVSGPVSSRVGVYLDHRAGLLSFYSVSETMTLLHRVQTTFTQPLYAGLCPRYDGDTAELIKVN